In Persicimonas caeni, a single window of DNA contains:
- a CDS encoding PKD domain-containing protein — MLSTFVFAACGDDEAKKPDPLEVTALTAEPASGQAPLEVTFTVEPTGGTEPYEAMWDLGVETDEEVTGLEATHTYYREGTYDVTVVVTDAEGFKQEETVELVVDPADPPTVNASASPEMGIAPLDTTFEVTAEGGSGEFEYEWQFGDGSFSNEKNPAHRYIIGGTYTAKVTVTDVLTEKETTQEVTVEVADDETPFVSATADPARGIAPLNVALDAQVFGGNEPLTYTWDFGDGSAEADGQSQSHEYTDPGSYKAVVTVEDADGDTARSEVTINVLDNAVPSVDIFAEPTSGIAPLTVQFDPQAQGGEAPLTFAWDFGNGDTADTRKPSYTFQDAGTHTVTVTATDANGDTATDTIDIEVTSDEIPTVTASATPTDGLAPIQVQFDATASGGNGTLTYQWSFGEGTTSDLEDPVHTYSAAGQYTATVTVRDENGDTATDTISIDVGDNLIPSANASATPATGRAPLPVDFFANATGGNGTLTYAWDFGDGNTSTDQNPSHTFNTPGTYNVSLIVTDGDGSTDGSTVTVEVLDDAQPTVSASATPDTGIAPINIQFDATVTAGDAPFTYSWDFGDSSATQTGPRPNHSYTSGGTYTATVTVTDADGDTTSDTVDVTIADDEVPAVSVTADQDTGTAPHTVNFTTSATGGNAPLSYTWYFGDGSAPGSGDTIAHTYQNAGVYEATVVVTDANGDTARDTVTINARANAPDLTIESFTAARTGNDVDFTIVLRNDGTAELVHPFDVRLYYDEAQAPTASTQSNRSERVYDVIPPGGTYTVTFTAFDRNIGSYDAYVFADPRQESADLDRSNNISGPETFIIDGLLISEVLYDTVSTDDPDQTFIELFGPAGKDLSGYELSAINGTDGTSYDTITLAQGTTIPANGYLVISSANHPEVDVVANANLQNGPDSLEVRDPQGGLVDALGYGDFAGAGLLANFFGEGSAARNPGPGVSLGRSTDQSDTDDNSVDFYSWAQPTPGAENNVTLSNNADTCADAYDLTGGGEGRFYVEGNLGTATNTYTTRSTSGTQGYCSATSNTFSGPDQIFAITVPTGETADVTFSLADNANVDVDAVITADPCTSLDTGMIGCNPVGTEYFTLTEGTYYLVVMEDGGNNLSSSNEPYSISLDVTFQ, encoded by the coding sequence ATGCTTTCTACCTTCGTCTTCGCCGCGTGCGGCGACGACGAAGCAAAGAAGCCGGATCCGCTGGAGGTGACGGCGCTGACCGCCGAGCCGGCGAGTGGCCAAGCCCCGCTGGAGGTGACGTTTACGGTCGAGCCGACCGGCGGCACCGAGCCGTACGAGGCGATGTGGGACCTGGGCGTGGAGACCGACGAAGAGGTCACCGGCCTCGAGGCCACCCACACCTATTATCGTGAGGGGACCTACGACGTGACCGTGGTGGTCACCGACGCCGAAGGCTTCAAGCAAGAGGAGACGGTCGAGCTGGTCGTCGACCCGGCCGACCCTCCCACGGTCAACGCCTCGGCGAGCCCGGAGATGGGCATCGCGCCGCTCGACACCACTTTCGAGGTGACCGCCGAGGGTGGCTCGGGTGAGTTCGAGTACGAATGGCAGTTCGGCGACGGCAGCTTCTCGAACGAGAAGAACCCGGCGCACCGCTACATCATCGGGGGTACCTACACCGCCAAGGTCACCGTGACCGACGTGCTCACCGAAAAAGAGACGACCCAAGAGGTCACCGTCGAGGTGGCCGACGACGAGACGCCCTTCGTGTCGGCGACCGCCGACCCGGCCCGCGGCATCGCCCCGCTGAACGTCGCGCTCGACGCGCAGGTCTTCGGCGGCAACGAACCGCTGACCTACACCTGGGACTTCGGCGACGGTTCGGCAGAAGCCGACGGCCAGAGCCAGTCGCACGAGTACACCGACCCGGGCAGCTACAAAGCCGTGGTGACCGTCGAGGACGCCGACGGCGACACCGCCCGCTCGGAAGTCACGATCAACGTGCTCGACAACGCGGTTCCCTCGGTCGACATCTTCGCCGAGCCGACCAGCGGCATCGCGCCGCTGACCGTGCAGTTCGACCCGCAGGCCCAGGGCGGCGAAGCGCCGCTGACGTTTGCCTGGGACTTCGGCAACGGCGACACCGCCGACACCCGCAAGCCGAGCTACACCTTCCAGGACGCCGGCACCCACACGGTGACCGTGACGGCCACCGACGCCAACGGCGACACCGCCACTGACACGATCGACATCGAGGTGACCAGCGACGAGATCCCGACGGTCACCGCCTCGGCGACGCCGACCGACGGGCTGGCGCCGATTCAGGTGCAGTTCGACGCGACCGCCTCGGGCGGCAACGGCACGCTCACTTACCAGTGGAGCTTCGGCGAGGGCACGACCTCGGACCTCGAAGATCCGGTGCACACCTACTCGGCCGCCGGCCAGTACACCGCCACGGTGACCGTGCGCGACGAAAACGGCGACACGGCCACCGACACCATCAGCATCGACGTGGGCGACAACCTGATCCCGTCGGCCAACGCCTCGGCGACCCCGGCCACCGGCCGCGCGCCGCTGCCGGTCGACTTCTTCGCCAACGCCACCGGCGGCAACGGCACATTGACTTACGCATGGGACTTCGGTGACGGTAACACCAGCACCGACCAGAATCCCTCGCACACCTTCAACACTCCGGGCACCTACAACGTGTCGTTGATCGTGACCGACGGCGACGGCAGCACCGACGGCTCGACGGTCACCGTCGAGGTGCTCGACGACGCGCAGCCGACCGTGTCGGCCAGCGCCACCCCGGACACCGGCATCGCGCCGATCAACATCCAGTTCGACGCCACCGTGACCGCCGGCGACGCGCCGTTCACCTACTCGTGGGACTTCGGCGACAGCTCGGCCACCCAGACCGGCCCGCGCCCGAATCACTCGTACACCTCGGGCGGCACCTACACCGCCACCGTGACGGTGACCGACGCCGACGGCGACACCACCAGCGACACCGTCGACGTGACCATCGCCGACGATGAAGTGCCTGCGGTGAGCGTGACCGCCGACCAAGACACCGGCACCGCGCCGCACACGGTCAACTTCACGACGAGCGCCACCGGCGGAAACGCCCCGTTGAGCTACACCTGGTACTTCGGCGACGGCTCGGCCCCGGGCAGCGGTGACACCATCGCGCATACCTATCAGAACGCCGGCGTCTACGAGGCCACCGTCGTGGTGACCGACGCCAACGGCGACACCGCGCGCGACACGGTCACCATCAACGCGCGCGCCAACGCGCCGGATCTGACCATCGAGTCGTTCACGGCTGCGCGCACCGGCAACGACGTCGACTTCACCATCGTGCTCCGCAATGACGGCACCGCCGAACTCGTCCATCCCTTCGACGTGCGCCTGTACTATGACGAAGCTCAGGCGCCGACGGCGAGCACCCAGTCGAACCGCTCCGAGCGCGTCTATGACGTGATTCCGCCGGGCGGGACCTACACGGTGACCTTCACCGCCTTCGATCGCAATATCGGCAGCTACGACGCCTACGTCTTCGCCGATCCGCGACAAGAGTCGGCCGACCTCGATCGTAGCAACAATATCAGCGGACCGGAGACCTTCATCATCGACGGGCTGCTCATCAGCGAGGTGTTGTACGACACCGTCAGCACCGACGATCCCGACCAGACGTTCATCGAGCTGTTCGGACCGGCCGGCAAAGACCTGTCGGGCTACGAGCTTAGCGCGATCAACGGAACCGACGGCACGTCCTACGACACGATTACCCTGGCGCAAGGAACGACCATTCCGGCCAACGGCTACCTGGTCATCTCCTCGGCGAACCACCCCGAGGTCGACGTCGTCGCCAACGCCAACCTGCAGAACGGCCCCGACAGCCTCGAGGTCCGCGACCCGCAGGGCGGTCTGGTCGACGCGCTCGGCTATGGTGACTTCGCCGGCGCCGGTCTGCTCGCCAACTTCTTCGGCGAAGGTTCGGCGGCCCGCAATCCGGGCCCGGGCGTCTCGCTGGGGCGCAGCACCGACCAGTCGGATACCGACGACAACAGCGTCGACTTCTACTCGTGGGCCCAGCCGACGCCGGGCGCCGAGAACAACGTCACGCTGAGCAACAACGCCGACACCTGCGCCGACGCCTACGACCTGACCGGCGGAGGGGAGGGGCGCTTCTACGTCGAGGGCAACCTCGGCACGGCGACCAACACCTACACCACCCGCAGCACGAGCGGCACGCAAGGCTATTGCTCGGCGACCAGCAACACGTTCTCGGGCCCCGACCAGATCTTCGCGATTACGGTGCCCACCGGCGAGACGGCCGACGTGACCTTCTCGCTGGCCGACAACGCCAACGTGGACGTCGACGCGGTCATCACCGCCGACCCGTGCACCTCGCTCGACACCGGCATGATCGGGTGCAACCCGGTCGGCACCGAGTACTTCACGCTCACCGAGGGCACCTATTACCTGGTGGTCATGGAAGATGGCGGCAACAACCTGTCGTCGTCGAACGAGCCGTACTCCATCTCCCTCGACGTGACGTTCCAGTAA